The Thalassococcus sp. S3 genome includes a window with the following:
- a CDS encoding ABC transporter permease — protein sequence MLRYTLKRLLSLIISLAVASLIIFFVIEVAPGDPASFMLGVNAQPETLAALRAELGLDVPKWQRYLDWVGGMLTGDFGTSYTYRTPVAEMVADRLWVSLPLALYALTLSTLIAFPAGIYAASRRGQAGDVTVMGATQLGVAIPNFWFAMMLVLVFAINLRWFSAGGFPGWDQGLWTGLHALTLPAIALALPQAAILARVMRSSLLDILGEDFMRTARAKGLSRRQALWRHGVRNALIPVLTIIGLQFSFLLAGAIIIEQVFYLPGLGRLIFQSISSRDLIVVESVVMLLVFAVILVNFLVDLAYAAVDPRLRSRT from the coding sequence TGATCATCAGCCTGGCCGTCGCCAGCCTGATCATCTTCTTTGTGATCGAGGTGGCACCGGGCGATCCGGCTTCCTTCATGCTCGGGGTCAACGCGCAGCCCGAAACGCTCGCGGCCCTGCGGGCCGAGCTTGGCCTCGACGTGCCCAAATGGCAGCGATATCTCGACTGGGTGGGCGGTATGCTCACGGGCGATTTCGGCACCTCCTACACCTACCGGACCCCGGTGGCAGAGATGGTGGCCGACCGTCTCTGGGTCTCCCTGCCTCTGGCGCTCTATGCCCTGACGCTCTCCACACTCATCGCCTTTCCCGCCGGCATTTACGCCGCGTCCCGGCGGGGACAGGCCGGCGATGTCACCGTGATGGGCGCCACCCAACTGGGCGTCGCGATCCCGAATTTCTGGTTCGCGATGATGCTGGTGCTGGTCTTCGCCATCAACCTGCGCTGGTTCAGCGCGGGTGGCTTTCCCGGTTGGGATCAGGGTCTCTGGACCGGCCTGCATGCCCTGACCCTGCCCGCCATCGCGCTGGCTCTCCCCCAAGCCGCGATCCTCGCCCGCGTGATGCGCTCGTCGCTCCTCGATATCCTGGGTGAGGATTTCATGCGCACCGCCCGGGCCAAGGGCCTTTCCCGCCGCCAGGCCCTCTGGCGACACGGCGTGCGCAACGCGCTGATCCCCGTCCTGACCATCATCGGTCTTCAATTCTCCTTCCTGCTCGCCGGTGCCATCATTATCGAACAGGTTTTCTACCTGCCCGGCCTTGGCCGTCTGATCTTCCAATCGATCAGCTCCCGCGATCTGATCGTTGTGGAATCGGTCGTCATGCTCCTCGTCTTCGCCGTGATCCTCGTGAACTTCCTCGTCGATCTCGCCTATGCGGCCGTCGACCCGCGGCTGAGGTCCCGGACATGA
- a CDS encoding GNAT family N-acetyltransferase translates to MTVRILPTPEADRAWLHSLMVPYFAELVPHLPAPGPDYNDDVWTDAGRHALTLLNGAIPMGFALVRDEPSGRRELAEFYITPDHRRQGLGVQAVDLTLRHFPGSWILGVAAGSASAAPFWDHCLPSLPSVRQLRKGPPLTPYQSHSFTFRVSP, encoded by the coding sequence ATGACCGTCCGTATCCTGCCAACACCCGAAGCCGACAGGGCCTGGCTTCACAGCCTGATGGTCCCCTATTTCGCCGAGCTGGTGCCCCACCTGCCCGCTCCCGGACCCGACTACAACGACGACGTGTGGACGGACGCAGGTCGCCATGCGCTGACCCTGCTCAATGGCGCCATCCCGATGGGATTTGCCCTGGTGCGGGACGAACCTTCCGGACGGCGGGAACTGGCGGAATTCTACATCACCCCCGATCATCGCCGGCAAGGCCTCGGGGTGCAGGCCGTCGATCTTACCCTGCGCCACTTTCCCGGCTCCTGGATCCTGGGTGTGGCCGCCGGCTCCGCCTCGGCCGCGCCGTTCTGGGACCATTGCCTTCCATCTCTGCCCTCCGTCCGGCAGCTGCGGAAGGGTCCCCCTCTGACGCCGTACCAATCCCACAGTTTCACGTTCCGCGTCAGCCCCTGA
- a CDS encoding ABC transporter ATP-binding protein translates to MTVSQQGEAPRQTELLSIQNLSLTIHATPILKDISLKIAPGEIVAVTGESGSGKSMTALAVMQLLPQGARSHGQITLDGTDILKATEPQMCAIRGNDVGMIFQEPMTALNPVQTIGDQVAETILTHAAMPPARAKERTREVLTRVGLPEDRFPLTRYPHELSGGQRQRVVIAMAIALRPKLLIADEPTTALDVTTQAQILALLKQLVKEDGMGLLMITHDLAVVADMADRITVMRLGEVVEADPTQHLLRHMQHPYTKMLFEASDHPVTLPPRPAPAPFLEVTDVCRDYRLPRTRLFAPQRHFRAVNNVSFTLERGERLGLVGESGCGKSTLTRAILGLEEVQSGDIRLAGEPVFSGHQPNLAVRRKMQVVFQDPFGSFNPRHRVDRLITEPFHLLHDRPRGDALQQAIAEALTAVGLSPDDATKYIHQFSGGQRQRIAIARALIIRPELILFDEAVSALDVSVRAQILDLMARLCGEYQLSYLFISHDLSVVRRVTDRVLVMKAGEIVEQGPTEEVFTSPAHPYTQSLIAAAPRLPQLGAA, encoded by the coding sequence ATGACGGTGTCACAACAAGGCGAAGCGCCGCGCCAAACCGAGCTACTCTCCATCCAGAACCTGTCCCTCACGATCCACGCCACCCCCATACTCAAGGACATCTCTCTGAAGATCGCACCCGGTGAGATCGTCGCCGTCACCGGCGAAAGCGGCTCCGGCAAGTCCATGACCGCCCTCGCCGTGATGCAACTCCTGCCGCAGGGCGCGCGGAGCCACGGTCAAATCACCCTCGACGGCACCGACATCCTGAAGGCCACCGAACCGCAGATGTGTGCCATCCGCGGCAATGACGTGGGCATGATCTTCCAGGAGCCCATGACCGCCCTGAACCCCGTCCAGACCATCGGCGATCAGGTGGCCGAGACGATCCTCACCCACGCAGCGATGCCGCCCGCAAGGGCGAAAGAGCGGACCCGTGAGGTCCTCACCCGCGTCGGCCTGCCCGAAGACCGATTCCCCCTCACCCGCTACCCGCATGAGCTCAGCGGCGGCCAGCGTCAGCGCGTCGTCATCGCCATGGCCATCGCGCTTCGCCCTAAACTCCTCATCGCCGATGAACCCACGACCGCGCTCGACGTCACCACCCAGGCCCAGATCCTCGCGCTCCTCAAACAGCTGGTCAAAGAAGACGGCATGGGCCTCCTGATGATCACCCATGACCTCGCCGTCGTGGCCGACATGGCCGACCGCATCACCGTCATGCGTCTGGGCGAAGTGGTGGAGGCCGACCCCACACAGCACCTCCTCCGGCACATGCAGCATCCCTATACGAAAATGCTGTTCGAAGCCTCCGACCACCCCGTCACCCTGCCCCCACGCCCAGCACCCGCGCCATTCCTCGAAGTCACCGATGTCTGCCGTGACTACCGCCTGCCCCGCACCCGCCTCTTTGCACCCCAACGCCACTTCCGCGCCGTCAACAACGTCAGCTTCACACTCGAACGCGGCGAACGCCTTGGTCTCGTAGGCGAATCGGGCTGCGGCAAGTCCACCCTCACCCGCGCCATCCTCGGGCTTGAAGAGGTGCAATCCGGCGACATCCGCCTCGCGGGCGAACCGGTCTTCTCCGGCCACCAGCCCAACCTTGCCGTGCGGCGCAAGATGCAGGTGGTCTTCCAGGATCCCTTCGGCAGTTTCAATCCCCGCCACCGCGTCGACCGGCTGATCACCGAACCCTTCCATTTGCTTCACGACCGTCCCCGCGGGGACGCGCTGCAACAGGCCATCGCCGAGGCCCTGACCGCCGTCGGCCTCTCCCCCGACGACGCCACCAAATACATCCACCAATTCTCCGGCGGGCAGCGCCAGCGGATCGCCATCGCCCGCGCCCTGATCATCCGCCCCGAGCTGATCCTCTTTGACGAGGCCGTCAGCGCGCTCGACGTCTCCGTCCGCGCCCAGATCCTCGATCTGATGGCCCGCCTCTGTGGCGAATATCAGCTCAGCTACCTCTTCATCAGCCACGACCTCAGCGTCGTGCGTCGTGTCACCGACCGCGTTCTGGTCATGAAAGCCGGGGAGATCGTCGAACAGGGCCCCACCGAAGAGGTCTTCACCTCGCCCGCACATCCCTATACGCAAAGCCTGATCGCCGCCGCACCGCGGCTGCCGCAATTGGGGGCCGCATGA
- a CDS encoding ABC transporter permease: protein MTRNLILGALLTAIFVAAALLSFLWTPFDHASMNIPARLQTPNGTHLLGTDHFGRDMLSMIMVGARTSIAVALVAVGIGIILGVPLGLAAAARSGGWLDEIIMRGNDLIFAFPSLVIAILITAVFGPSAVNAIIAIGIFNIPVFARITRGAALSLWQREFILAARVAGKSATRISAEHILPNVTNLLIVQGTIQFSLGILAEAALSYVGLGAQPPTPSWGRMLADAQTMVSLAPHLALIPGCAIILTVLGLNLMGDGLRDWLDPKLRVART, encoded by the coding sequence ATGACGCGCAACCTGATCCTCGGCGCGCTCCTCACAGCCATTTTCGTGGCCGCCGCCCTCCTGTCGTTCCTCTGGACGCCCTTCGATCACGCGTCGATGAACATCCCCGCCCGCCTGCAGACACCGAACGGCACGCATCTTCTGGGCACCGATCACTTCGGACGTGACATGCTGTCGATGATCATGGTGGGCGCGCGGACCTCCATCGCCGTGGCCCTCGTGGCCGTCGGTATCGGCATCATTCTAGGCGTGCCCCTCGGCCTTGCGGCAGCCGCCCGCAGCGGCGGATGGCTCGATGAGATCATCATGCGCGGCAACGACCTAATCTTTGCCTTCCCGTCACTGGTCATTGCCATCCTGATCACCGCTGTCTTCGGCCCCAGTGCCGTGAACGCGATTATCGCCATCGGCATCTTCAACATCCCCGTCTTCGCCCGCATCACCCGCGGTGCAGCACTCAGCCTCTGGCAACGCGAATTCATCCTCGCCGCGCGTGTCGCCGGAAAATCCGCCACCCGCATCAGTGCCGAGCATATCCTGCCCAACGTCACCAACCTGTTGATCGTACAAGGCACAATCCAGTTCTCCCTCGGCATCCTCGCCGAGGCGGCGCTGTCTTACGTGGGCCTCGGCGCGCAGCCGCCCACGCCCAGCTGGGGCCGCATGCTGGCCGATGCCCAGACGATGGTCAGCCTCGCGCCGCATCTCGCCCTCATCCCCGGATGCGCAATCATCCTGACCGTGCTGGGGCTGAACCTGATGGGAGACGGCCTGCGCGACTGGCTCGACCCAAAGCTCAGGGTGGCGCGGACATGA